One region of Macadamia integrifolia cultivar HAES 741 chromosome 11, SCU_Mint_v3, whole genome shotgun sequence genomic DNA includes:
- the LOC122094179 gene encoding probable glutathione S-transferase parA, with protein MAEEVVLLSFWPSYYGMRVSIALEEKGINYELKEEAVNGGKSPLLLKMNPIHKKLPVLIHNGRPICESLIILEYIDQIWNHRSPLLPSDPYQRSQVRFWADYVDDKVYPSGRRIWMSKGEEQEAAKEEFMEGLKVLEGELGEKAYFGGETMGFIDVSLVPMSSWFYALETCANFNIEAECPKLMNWVKRCMEKESVSKSLPDPHKVNDLVLEIRKWEGLD; from the exons ATGGCAGAGGAGGTTGTTCTCTTGAGCTTCTGGCCCAGCTACTATGGGATGAGGGTGAGTATTGCCTTGGAAGAGAAGGGCATCAACTACGAGCTCAAGGAAGAAGCAGTGAACGGAGGCAAGAGCCCTTTGCTGCTGAAGATGAATCCAATTCACAAAAAGCTCCCTGTTTTGATTCATAATGGGAGACCCATCTGTGAATCTCTCATCATACTTGAATATATTGACCAAATTTGGAATCACAGATCTCCCTTGTTGCCCTCTGATCCTTACCAGCGTTCACAGGTCAGGTTCTGGGCTGATTATGTCGACGACAAG GTTTACCCCTCTGGAAGAAGGATATGGATGAGcaagggagaagaacaagaagcaGCTAAGGAGGAGTTCATGGAGGGATTGAAAGTGTTAGAAGGAGAGCTTGGAGAGAAGGCCTACTTTGGGGGTGAGACCATGGGCTTCATTGATGTTAGCCTGGTTCCCATGTCTAGCTGGTTTTATGCATTAGAGACTTGTGCAAATTTCAACATAGAAGCAGAGTGCCCAAAATTAATGAATTGGGTAAAGAGATGTATGGAGAAGGAAAGTGTTTCCAAGTCCCTTCCAGATCCACATAAGGTCAATGACCTTGTTCTGGAAATCCGGAAGTGGGAGGGGTTAGACTAG
- the LOC122093279 gene encoding protease Do-like 5, chloroplastic isoform X3: MVALSSLQSLTSLILMNSYSSSSSSSPSPSTSSPKAFLTRRKSIFFASSVLGSFLHFYTDPAPSFQFARAEEDEFEQEEEHVVQLFQETSPSVVFIKDLELVKNPKGTNEIMSTEDGSAKVEGTGSGFIWDKTGHIVDMEGNELIPAILGTSNDLHVGQSCFAIGNPYGYENTLTTGVVSGLGREIPSPNGKAIRGAIQTDAAINSGNSGGPLIDSYGHVIGVNTATFTRKGTGISSGVNFAIPIDTVVKIVPYLVVYGTPYTDRY, from the exons ATGGTGGCTTTGAGTTCTCTGCAATCGCTTACTTCTCTAATTCTGATGAactcttactcttcttcttcttcttcttctccttctccgtcAACGTCTTCTCCCAAGGCCTTTCTTACGAGGCGAAAATCGATATTCTTTGCTTCCTCTGTTCTgggttcttttctccatttctatACTGACCCAGCACCTTCGTTTCAGTTCGCAAGGGCCGAAGAGGATGAATTTgagcaagaagaagaacatgTTGTTCAGTTATTCCAg GAAACATCACCATCAGTGGTTTTCATTAAAGACCTTGAACTAGTGAAGAACCCCAAGGGTACAAATGAAATCATGTCAACTGAAGATGGAAGTGCAAAAGTAGAAGGGACAGGTTCTGGCTTCATTTGGGATAAGACTGGGCATATT GTCGATATGGAAGGGAATGAGCTAATACCGGCGATTCTTGGAACATCTAATGATTTACATGTGGGGCAGAGCTGCTTTGCCATTGGGAATCCTTATGGATATGAGAACACTCTAACAACGGGG GTAGTCAGTGGGTTAGGCAGGGAGATACCCTCACCTAATGGGAAAGCTATTAGAGGAGCCATACAAACGGATGCTGCTATTAATTCAG GAAACTCAGGTGGGCCGTTGATCGACTCATATGGTCATGTCATTGGAGTTAACACAGCCACTTTTACTCGCAAAG GGACAGGAATATCATCTGGTGTCAACTTTGCTATACCAATTGATACCGTTGTGAAGATTGTTCCTTACCTTGTTGTGTATGGAACACCTTATACTGATAGGTATTGA
- the LOC122093279 gene encoding protease Do-like 5, chloroplastic isoform X1 has translation MVALSSLQSLTSLILMNSYSSSSSSSPSPSTSSPKAFLTRRKSIFFASSVLGSFLHFYTDPAPSFQFARAEEDEFEQEEEHVVQLFQETSPSVVFIKDLELVKNPKGTNEIMSTEDGSAKVEGTGSGFIWDKTGHIVTNYHVVAKLATDTSGLQRCEVVLVDANGSNFTKEGKIIGFDPAYDLAVLKVDMEGNELIPAILGTSNDLHVGQSCFAIGNPYGYENTLTTGVVSGLGREIPSPNGKAIRGAIQTDAAINSGNSGGPLIDSYGHVIGVNTATFTRKGTGISSGVNFAIPIDTVVKIVPYLVVYGTPYTDRY, from the exons ATGGTGGCTTTGAGTTCTCTGCAATCGCTTACTTCTCTAATTCTGATGAactcttactcttcttcttcttcttcttctccttctccgtcAACGTCTTCTCCCAAGGCCTTTCTTACGAGGCGAAAATCGATATTCTTTGCTTCCTCTGTTCTgggttcttttctccatttctatACTGACCCAGCACCTTCGTTTCAGTTCGCAAGGGCCGAAGAGGATGAATTTgagcaagaagaagaacatgTTGTTCAGTTATTCCAg GAAACATCACCATCAGTGGTTTTCATTAAAGACCTTGAACTAGTGAAGAACCCCAAGGGTACAAATGAAATCATGTCAACTGAAGATGGAAGTGCAAAAGTAGAAGGGACAGGTTCTGGCTTCATTTGGGATAAGACTGGGCATATT GTCACCAATTATCATGTTGTAGCTAAATTGGCTACGGATACAAGTGGGCTACAGCGTTGTGAG GTGGTTCTCGTGGATGCCAATGGCAGCAATTTTACCAAGGAAGGCAAAATCATTGGTTTTGATCCAGCATACGATCTGGCTGTTCTGAAG GTCGATATGGAAGGGAATGAGCTAATACCGGCGATTCTTGGAACATCTAATGATTTACATGTGGGGCAGAGCTGCTTTGCCATTGGGAATCCTTATGGATATGAGAACACTCTAACAACGGGG GTAGTCAGTGGGTTAGGCAGGGAGATACCCTCACCTAATGGGAAAGCTATTAGAGGAGCCATACAAACGGATGCTGCTATTAATTCAG GAAACTCAGGTGGGCCGTTGATCGACTCATATGGTCATGTCATTGGAGTTAACACAGCCACTTTTACTCGCAAAG GGACAGGAATATCATCTGGTGTCAACTTTGCTATACCAATTGATACCGTTGTGAAGATTGTTCCTTACCTTGTTGTGTATGGAACACCTTATACTGATAGGTATTGA
- the LOC122093279 gene encoding protease Do-like 5, chloroplastic isoform X2, translated as MVALSSLQSLTSLILMNSYSSSSSSSPSPSTSSPKAFLTRRKSIFFASSVLGSFLHFYTDPAPSFQFARAEEDEFEQEEEHVVQLFQETSPSVVFIKDLELVKNPKGTNEIMSTEDGSAKVEGTGSGFIWDKTGHIVTNYHVVAKLATDTSGLQRCEVVLVDANGSNFTKEGKIIGFDPAYDLAVLKVDMEGNELIPAILGTSNDLHVGQSCFAIGNPYGYENTLTTGVVSGLGREIPSPNGKAIRGAIQTDAAINSDSRSAQTCTQLIRKG; from the exons ATGGTGGCTTTGAGTTCTCTGCAATCGCTTACTTCTCTAATTCTGATGAactcttactcttcttcttcttcttcttctccttctccgtcAACGTCTTCTCCCAAGGCCTTTCTTACGAGGCGAAAATCGATATTCTTTGCTTCCTCTGTTCTgggttcttttctccatttctatACTGACCCAGCACCTTCGTTTCAGTTCGCAAGGGCCGAAGAGGATGAATTTgagcaagaagaagaacatgTTGTTCAGTTATTCCAg GAAACATCACCATCAGTGGTTTTCATTAAAGACCTTGAACTAGTGAAGAACCCCAAGGGTACAAATGAAATCATGTCAACTGAAGATGGAAGTGCAAAAGTAGAAGGGACAGGTTCTGGCTTCATTTGGGATAAGACTGGGCATATT GTCACCAATTATCATGTTGTAGCTAAATTGGCTACGGATACAAGTGGGCTACAGCGTTGTGAG GTGGTTCTCGTGGATGCCAATGGCAGCAATTTTACCAAGGAAGGCAAAATCATTGGTTTTGATCCAGCATACGATCTGGCTGTTCTGAAG GTCGATATGGAAGGGAATGAGCTAATACCGGCGATTCTTGGAACATCTAATGATTTACATGTGGGGCAGAGCTGCTTTGCCATTGGGAATCCTTATGGATATGAGAACACTCTAACAACGGGG GTAGTCAGTGGGTTAGGCAGGGAGATACCCTCACCTAATGGGAAAGCTATTAGAGGAGCCATACAAACGGATGCTGCTATTAATTCAG ACTCTCGCTCAGCTCAGACCTGCACACAACTGATAAGAAAGGGTTGA
- the LOC122092886 gene encoding glutamic acid-rich protein-like — protein sequence MEKTLINLGKPIRANPIEKPYSKSNRFSISAFVFFIFICFSMIHFHPSPSKLFHNTKFWFFLSNALILIIAADSGAFSSSEQKYDLCEEYLMNSRARINASSFVKEPLPENVAKGGGGDLEKSLAIHTESKTLHESIPEDISYKSENSESLEENTSGTSREEETHVEDEACQEKEEETHVEDEACQAKEKETHVEDEACQAKEVPCLETEEDELRSQENEFSAMSDEELNRRVEEFIRFNRQMRLQESRMLVLVGDN from the coding sequence atggagaaaactCTGATAAATCTAGGGAAGCCCATTAGAGCAAATCCCATAGAGAAACCTTACAGTAAGTCAAATAGATTCTCTATATCAGCCTTTGTATTCTTCATCTTCATATGTTTCTCTATGATCCATTTCCATCCTTCTCCTTCTAAACTCTTCCACAACACCAAATTCTGGTTCTTTCTCTCCAACGCCCTCATTCTTATCATCGCCGCCGATTCCGGTGCCTTCTCTTCTTCCGAACAGAAATATGATCTCTGTGAGGAGTACTTGATGAACAGCAGAGCAAGGATTAATGCTTCATCATTTGTCAAGGAGCCCCTGCCGGAAAATGTTGCTAAAGGTGGCGGCGGCGATCTTGAGAAGTCACTGGCTATTCACACAGAGAGCAAAACATTACATGAAAGTATCCCAGAAGACATCTCTTATAAGAGTGAGAATTCTGAAAGTTTGGAAGAGAATACAAGTGGAACAAGTAGAGAAGAGGAAACCCATGTTGAAGATGAAGCTtgtcaagaaaaggaagaggaaaccCATGTTGAAGATGAAGCTTGTCAAGCAAAGGAAAAGGAAACCCATGTTGAAGATGAAGCTTGTCAAGCAAAGGAAGTTCCTTGTTTGGAAACTGAAGAGGATGAGCTGAGGTCTCAAGAGAACGAATTCTCAGCCATGTCTGATGAAGAGCTTAACAGAAGAGTTGAGGAGTTCATAAGGTTTAATAGGCAAATGAGACTTCAAGAGAGTAGGATGCTTGTACTGGTTGGAGATAATTAG